The following are from one region of the Oncorhynchus nerka isolate Pitt River linkage group LG8, Oner_Uvic_2.0, whole genome shotgun sequence genome:
- the LOC115117486 gene encoding leucine-rich repeat-containing protein 4-like codes for MSLLGRVAVRRATLLCVVFLMARAWSSASLAMAGAAAPGPQGCPPQCSCSSQLSKVVCTRRGLTRVPPGIPANTRHLNLMENAIGEVQADTFRHLHHLEVLQLGRNAIRQIEVGAFNGLTSLNTLELFDNRLTGVPSGAFEYLSKLRELWLRNNPIESIPSYAFNRVPSLMRLDLGELRKLDFISDGAFEGLHNLKYLNLGMCNIRGEMPNLSPLLGLEELEISENLFSEIKPGSFRGLRSLKKLWVMNSQIGVIERNAFDDLSSLVELNLAHNNLSALPHDLFSPLRYLVELHLHHNPWNCGCEALWLARWLREYIPTNSTCCGRCHAPAHMRGRQLVELDRGETGVLQCSAPFIGDAPRDLNISAERVAELRCRTAPMSSVRWLLPNGTVLTHASAHQRIAVLNDGTLNFSNVLAADTGTYTCMVSNAAGNSNASAYLNVSAAELNTSNLSYFTTVTVEVPGPTTEMPKPTTSAPNTGRGAGGEAGGGAVGAGTTTTASPSLFQPVFISTPTVLLQNTEGQPGARPSAVPASKSATVKPPDTVPSLDEMMKTTKIIIGCFVAVTLLAAVMLIAFYKLRKRHQQRSTVAAARTVEIIQVDEEDLPPPASAANEIRDHTLPEIRDHTLPEIRDHNSIQKLDYISHKTDYGFPKPKADYKGDYTIHMPKPDYIIHKPKAEYTTYKPTVDYTTHKSTVEYSTHKSTPDFSLHRPKADYSPFRPEYSTHKQPKADYSPFKPDYSTHPRTPKADYSPFKPDYSSSTHPRTPKADYSPFKPDYGTHPKPKPDYSPFKPDYSTHPRPKPDYSPYKPDYSTQSKSKPEYITHKSKPEYSTHKSKPDNSQYKPKSEHTPKAAPDYIVFKSGYNSPHKQDYGNQKPKMDSSPHKADHHKVDYRTLKPKYNTYKPAGHGAKWTENNIGNSLPRTLPSAITNLPEPFVIKTHTKEKVQETQI; via the coding sequence ATGAGTCTCCTGGGGCGGGTAGCTGTGCGTCGAGCCACCCTGCTCTGTGTTGTGTTCCTGATGGCGCGAGCGTGGAGCAGCGCCTCTCTGGCTATGGCGGGGGCGGCAGCGCCAGGCCCTCAGGGCTGCCCACCGCAGTGCTCGTGTAGTAGCCAGCTGAGCAAAGTGGTGTGCACTCGGCGCGGCCTCACTCGCGTGCCCCCGGGCATCCCCGCCAACACGCGCCACCTCAACCTGATGGAGAATGCCATTGGAGAGGTGCAGGCCGACACCTTCCGACACCTGCACCACCTTGAGGTTCTGCAGCTGGGCCGCAACGCCATCCGGCAGATCGAGGTGGGCGCCTTCAATGGCCTCACCAGCTTAAACACGCTGGAGCTATTTGACAACCGGCTAACTGGGGTGCCCAGTGGTGCCTTTGAGTACCTGTCCAAGCTCAGGGAACTATGGCTGAGGAATAACCCCATCGAGAGCATCCCTTCGTATGCCTTCAACAGAGTGCCCTCACTCATGCGTTTGGACTTGGGCGAGCTGCGCAAGCTGGATTTCATCTCCGATGGCGCCTTTGAGGGCCTGCACAACCTCAAGTACCTCAACCTGGGCATGTGCAACATCCGGGGGGAGATGCCCAATCTGAGCCCCCTGCTGGGCCTGGAGGAGCTGGAGATCTCGGAGAACCTCTTCTCCGAAATCAAGCCAGGCTCCTTCCGGGGCCTGCGCTCACTCAAGAAACTGTGGGTGATGAATTCACAGATTGGGGTGATCGAGCGCAATGCCTTTGACGACCTGAGCTCACTGGTGGAGCTCAACCTAGCCCACAACAACCTGAGCGCCCTGCCGCACGACCTGTTCTCCCCCCTCAGGTACCTGGTGGAGCTGCACCTCCACCACAACCCCTGGAACTGTGGCTGTGAAGCCCTGTGGCTGGCGCGATGGCTGCGAGAGTACATCCCTACCAATTCTACCTGCTGTGGCCGATGCCACGCGCCGGCCCACATGCGGGGCCGCCAGCTGGTGGAGTTGGACCGGGGGGAGACCGGCGTGCTGCAGTGCTCTGCCCCCTTCATAGGCGACGCGCCAAGAGACTTGAATATTTCGGCAGAGCGCGTAGCAGAGCTCCGTTGCCGGACTGCACCAATGTCCTCGGTTCGGTGGCTGCTGCCCAATGGGACCGTCCTGACGCACGCCTCGGCCCACCAGCGGATCGCCGTGCTCAACGATGGCACACTCAACTTCTCCAATGTCCTTGCGGCTGACACAGGCACCTACACCTGCATGGTGTCCAACGCGGCCGGCAACTCAAACGCCTCGGCCTACCTCAATGTGAGCGCGGCTGAACTCAACACGTCCAACCTCAGCTACTTCACCACGGTGACCGTGGAAGTGCCGGGACCCACCACGGAGATGCCCAAGCCCACAACGAGCGCTCCTAACACTGGTAGGGGGGCTGGAGGAGAAGCAGGGGGAGGTGCGGTGGGCGCtggcaccaccaccaccgcctcgCCCTCCCTCTTTCAGCCCGTCTTCATCTCTACTCCCACCGTTCTGCTCCAGAACACCGAGGGCCAGCCAGGCGCCCGACCGTCCGCCGTTCCTGCCTCCAAGTCTGCCACGGTCAAGCCACCCGACACAGTCCCCAGCCTGGACGAGATGATGAAAACCACCAAGATCATCATCGGCTGCTTCGTAGCAGTCACGCTGCTGGCCGCCGTCATGCTCATCGCCTTCTACAAGCTGAGGAAGCGCCACCAGCAGCGGAGCACGGTGGCAGCCGCCCGTACGGTAGAAATCATCCAAGTGGACGAGGAGGACCTGCCGCCGCCTGCTTCTGCTGCCAACGAGATCCGAGACCACACGCTGCCCGAGATCCGAGACCATACGCTGCCCGAGATACGAGACCACAACAGCATCCAAAAACTGGATTATATCAGCCACAAAACAGACTATGGCTTCCCCAAACCCAAAGCCGACTACAAGGGGGACTACACAATCCACATGCCCAAACCAGACTACATTATACACAAGCCCAAGGCTGAGTACACCACCTATAAACCAACCGtggactacactacccacaaatCTACAGTGGAATATAGCACCCACAAATCTACACCAGATTTTAGCCTTCATAGACCAAAGGCTGACTATAGCCCGTTCAGACCTGAATATAGCACTCACAAGCAGCCTAAAGCGGACTATAGCCCCTTCAAACCTGACTACAGTACTCACCCGAGAACACCTAAAGCAGATTATAGCCCATTCAAACCGGATTATAGCAGTAGTACTCACCCGAGAACACCTAAAGCAGATTATAGCCCCTTCAAACCGGATTATGGCACTCATCCAAAACCCAAACCGGACTATAGCCCATTCAAACCTGACTACAGCACTCACCCACGACCTAAACCAGACTACAGCCCTTACAAACCTGACTACAGCACTCAGTCCAAATCCAAACCGGAGTACATTACACACAAATCCAAACCGGAGTACAGTACACACAAATCCAAACCCGACAACAGTCAATACAAACCCAAATCAGAACACACCCCCAAGGCCGCGCCGGACTACATCGTCTTCAAATCAGGCTACAACAGCCCCCACAAACAGGATTATGGCAACCAGAAACCCAAAATGGATTCCAGTCCCCACAAAGCAGACCATCACAAGGTGGACTACCGCACCCTCAAGCCCAAATACAACACGTACAAGCCAGCAGGACATGGGGCTAAATGGACAGAGAACAACATTGGGAACTCTCTCCCTCGAACCTTGCCCAGCGCCATCACAAACCTCCCTGAGCCCTTTGTCATAAAAACTCACACCAAGGAGAAGGTTCAGGAGACTCAGATTTAA